Proteins encoded within one genomic window of Lagenorhynchus albirostris chromosome 9, mLagAlb1.1, whole genome shotgun sequence:
- the LOC132525282 gene encoding hemoglobin subunit beta — protein sequence MVHLTGEEKSAVTALWGKVNVEEVGGEALGRLLVVYPWTQRFFESFGDLSTADAVMKNPNVKKHGKKVLASFGEGLKHLDDLKGTFAALSELHCDKLHVDPENFRLLGNVLVVVLARHFGKEFTPELQSAYQKVVAGVATALAHKYH from the exons ATGGTGCATCTGACTGGTGAGGAGAAGTCTGCCGTCACTGCCCTATGGGGCAAGGTGAACGTGGAGGAAGTTGGTGGTGAGGCCCTGGGCAG GCTGCTGGTTGTCTACCCCTGGACTCAGAGGTTCTTTGAGTCCTTTGGGGACCTGTCCACTGCTGATGCTGTTATGAAAAACCCTAACGTGAAGAAACATGGCAAGAAGGTGCTAGCCTCCTTTGGTGAGGGCCTGAAGCATCTCGATGACCTCAAGGGTACGTTTGCTGCGCTGAGTGAGCTGCACTGTGACAAGCTGCACGTGGATCCTGAGAACTTCAGG CTCCTAGGCAACGTACTGGTGGTTGTGCTGGCTCGCCACTTTGGCAAGGAATTCACCCCGGAGCTTCAGTCTGCCTATCAGAAGGTGGTGGCCGGTGTGGCTACTGCCTTGGCCCACAAGTACCACTGA